One part of the Candidatus Kouleothrix ribensis genome encodes these proteins:
- a CDS encoding transposase, translating to MTATPTPPTYQLFAGVDIAAASFAASWSRGSASRERAHSFAQSPDGFAAFHAALAATGVDPAATLIVLEATGSYWISLAVYLHQAGYAVSIVNPAHAHAFAHSLPRRAKTDSSMPNCSPSSPPSASRPAGRRPSRSITSSASACWCAMGC from the coding sequence ATGACTGCGACACCGACACCACCGACGTACCAACTGTTCGCCGGCGTGGACATTGCGGCGGCTTCGTTCGCCGCCAGCTGGAGCCGAGGCAGTGCCTCGCGCGAACGCGCCCACTCCTTTGCGCAATCGCCCGACGGCTTTGCGGCCTTTCACGCCGCCCTCGCCGCTACGGGCGTTGACCCAGCAGCGACCCTCATCGTGCTGGAAGCGACGGGGAGCTACTGGATCAGCTTGGCTGTGTACCTGCACCAGGCGGGCTATGCCGTGAGCATCGTCAATCCGGCCCACGCACACGCCTTCGCCCATAGTCTCCCTCGCCGGGCCAAAACGGACTCCTCGATGCCCAACTGCTCACCCAGTTCGCCGCCGAGCGCCAGCCGCCCCGCTGGACGCCGCCCGAGCAGGTCTATCACGAGCTCCGCCAGCGCCTGCTGGTGCGCGATGGGCTGCTGA
- a CDS encoding IS110 family transposase — MRDGLLTMRQQARNQRHALGQWPVHIAGALDQLDAVIADLDTRIATLERELASVLNDGAWAESAALLGTITGIGLVTTAWLLVATLNFAACASAEGAAAYAGLVPLAHESGTSVRGRAQIGHAGHARLRTALYLATLTAARFNPVIRAQYERLRAAGKPPKVARCAAARKLLHLAFAVVTKKRAFDPAYRTADRCGVEQAA, encoded by the coding sequence GTGCGCGATGGGCTGCTGACCATGCGCCAGCAGGCGCGTAATCAGCGCCACGCCCTGGGCCAGTGGCCAGTGCATATCGCCGGCGCGCTCGACCAACTCGACGCGGTGATTGCGGACCTTGACACGCGCATCGCGACCCTGGAGCGCGAACTGGCCAGCGTGTTGAACGATGGCGCCTGGGCCGAGAGTGCGGCCTTGCTCGGGACCATCACCGGCATTGGGCTGGTGACCACGGCCTGGCTGCTGGTGGCCACGTTGAACTTTGCGGCGTGCGCCTCGGCCGAGGGTGCGGCGGCCTACGCCGGCCTGGTGCCGCTGGCCCACGAGTCGGGCACGAGTGTCCGCGGGCGGGCACAAATCGGCCACGCTGGGCACGCTCGCTTGCGCACCGCGCTCTACCTGGCGACCTTGACAGCGGCGCGCTTCAATCCGGTGATCCGTGCGCAGTACGAGCGCTTGCGGGCGGCGGGCAAGCCGCCGAAAGTGGCGCGCTGTGCGGCCGCGCGCAAGTTGCTGCACCTGGCCTTTGCGGTGGTCACCAAGAAGCGTGCGTTTGACCCAGCCTACCGCACGGCAGACAGGTGCGGTGTCGAGCAGGCAGCATAA
- a CDS encoding Gfo/Idh/MocA family oxidoreductase: MSTIGIGMIGSGYMALTYAEALARYVRGARLMAVAGGTRAPGLAASYGAAAAPSIEALLARSDVGAVIIVTPDQLHRDQALMAAAAGKHVLVEKPMAPSVAQCDEMIAACRQAGVQLAVVKTERYRRVTMRAKQLIDAGRIGPIHMLRTISCFPEALGREILESRPWYADPAGGGLFMSMASHNADMLLWLTGLRAQQVFAQASTFGASGVPAQSVMAQIVFERGVMGHMWISAEMPPPSLPSSEVRFQLVGAQGIIDFEDYEFLDLGAGDGWERLLTPERFDYMRDPTSPVRLEPHIGVLQGFIDGIHEARPPDVPGEAGRAAVAICEACVRSAAARQAVDVAPG, translated from the coding sequence GTGAGCACGATCGGTATTGGAATGATCGGCTCGGGCTACATGGCGCTGACGTACGCCGAGGCGCTCGCGCGCTATGTGCGCGGCGCCCGGCTGATGGCAGTAGCCGGCGGCACGCGCGCGCCCGGCCTGGCCGCCAGCTACGGCGCGGCGGCAGCCCCGTCGATCGAGGCGCTGCTCGCGCGCAGCGACGTCGGCGCGGTGATCATTGTGACGCCCGACCAGTTGCACCGCGATCAGGCGCTCATGGCCGCCGCAGCCGGCAAGCACGTGCTGGTCGAGAAGCCTATGGCCCCCAGCGTGGCGCAGTGCGACGAGATGATCGCGGCCTGTCGCCAGGCTGGCGTGCAGCTGGCGGTGGTGAAGACCGAGCGCTACCGGCGGGTGACCATGCGCGCCAAGCAGCTGATCGACGCCGGGCGGATCGGGCCGATCCACATGCTCCGCACGATCTCGTGCTTCCCCGAGGCGCTTGGCCGCGAGATCCTCGAGAGCCGGCCCTGGTACGCCGACCCAGCCGGCGGCGGGCTGTTCATGAGCATGGCCTCGCACAACGCCGACATGCTGCTGTGGCTCACCGGCCTGCGGGCGCAGCAGGTATTCGCGCAGGCCAGCACGTTTGGTGCGAGCGGCGTGCCGGCCCAGAGCGTGATGGCCCAGATCGTGTTCGAGCGCGGCGTGATGGGCCATATGTGGATCTCGGCCGAGATGCCGCCGCCGAGCCTGCCCAGCAGCGAGGTGCGCTTCCAGCTGGTGGGCGCGCAGGGGATCATCGACTTCGAGGACTACGAGTTCCTCGACCTGGGGGCCGGCGACGGCTGGGAGCGGCTGCTGACGCCCGAGCGGTTCGACTACATGCGCGACCCGACCTCGCCGGTGCGGCTCGAGCCACATATCGGCGTGCTGCAGGGCTTCATCGACGGCATTCACGAGGCGCGCCCGCCCGACGTGCCGGGCGAGGCTGGGCGCGCCGCCGTGGCGATCTGCGAGGCGTGTGTGCGCTCGGCTGCGGCGCGCCAGGCTGTCGATGTCGCGCCTGGTTAG